The DNA window GTCTCCGACGAGGAGCCCGCGGCTTCCTGAGTTCGCTTCGCACGACGCAGCCCCTCACCGGTTCCGACCGGGGAGGGGCTTTGTGTTGTGCGGGCCGCGTGTGCCGCGGTCGCTTGCCTCAGATGAGGCCGGCGAAGCGTCGGCCGACGTCGACGAGGCTGACGCGGTCGAGCGAGCCGACCTCCTCGAGCGGGTACCACGCCGCATAGTCGGTGCTGCCATCGGCCTCATAGGTCAGGGTGCCGCCGGTGAGGTGCGCCCGGTACACGATCCGCAGGGTGTGGAGCGGCCCGGTGGCCGTCGAGCTGAGGCGACGCTCAGCGGGCACGACCTGCGAGTCGACGCCGATCAGCTCGTCGAGCTCTGCGTGGTACCCGGTCTCCTCGAACACCTCGCGGACCGCCGCGTCGGCCGGGTCCTCACCAGGGTCGATCCCGCCGCCGGGAAGCGTCCAGCCGCTGTGTCCGCTTTCGTTCCAGTGGGAGAGCAGCATGCCCCGTTCGTCGACGATGACGGCATATGCAGCGACGCGGATGTCCATGTCGCCAGCTTAACCGCCGTCGCTCGGGGAACGGGCAACGCTGCTACCGTCGAGCCTCCGGCGGGGGCCGGTGAGACGGGGGCACCATGCAGGCGACGAGGCGACGACGCACTTGGACGGCGGCTGTCCTCATCGCTGCGGCCGTGGTGCTGGACGTCTCGCTGCATCTCTACCCGCTTCGGCTCCTGATCCTGGATTTCGGACGCGCCGAGGGCGCCGCCGTTCCGTCCACCGAGGCGATGCGGTTCCCACACGGCACCACGCTGATGAGCGTGCGGAGCGAATGCGCCAGCGGCGGGTGCTGGTCGCTCTTCACCGTGAGACCCCCGGCAGGATCCGATCGAGCGGCGTTCGAGGACACCTACCTCGTCGACCGCGGCCGATTGGACGGCACCCTCTGGGATCCACGGCCGATCACCGTGTCGGCTGAAGAGTTCGGCGACGATGTGTGGGTCGTGCGCGGCGACTACTGGACCGACTGGTTGTGGCGGCCGAGCGAGTGACACATCGTAGACGGCGATGTAGCGGTGCTCGCGAGCTGCTTGCTCGAACAAGAACAGCCCCCGTCGAGTGACGGAGGCTGCTTCTCGATTGTGGAGCCTGGGAGAATCGAACTCCCGACATCCTGCTTGCAAAGCAGGCGCTCTACCAACTGAGCTAAGGCCCCGAACAGATCCGGATGCGAGATCCTGATCCATCGAGTGTGTTGCGTGTCGTGCAGGGTGGGGCTACCAGGACTTGAACCTGGGACCTCTTCGTTATCAGCGAAGCGCTCTAACCGCCTGAGCTATAGCCCCGTTTTGAACCTTGATGAGACTACCCGATTCCCAGCGCAACTCATAATCGAGCGACGCTGGGACCGGGAGGAAGGTCAGTTGTTGGTGAACCCGACGAGGAGACCACCCGTGATCTTCACGCTGAGGTTGTAGAGCCCCGCGAGGAGGGCACCCATCAGCGTGATGACGATCAGGTTGAGCAGCGCCACGATTCCGGCGAAGGCCATGACCTGCGGCAGGTTGACGTACTGGAGGATGTTGTTTCCGGGGCCGGCGATGTCGGTGAAGAGCCCGCCCACCTTGGTGAAGACACCCGTGGTGTTGAGCACGGTGTACACCAGGAAGAAGAACACCACGATGACCACGGCGACCGCGATCGCCGCCAGGAACGACAGCTTCACCGCCGACCAGAAGTCGATGTACACCAGCTTGAGGCGCACCTGCTTGGTGCTGGTGCGTTTGGTCGACTTCTTGGCCAACTTCTCTGCGACGCTACTGCTCATCTACTTCTTCCTTCATCGCCGGAGTCTCGTCCGGCACGGATGCTTCGGGTTCTGCACCCTCCAGAGCCGCTGCGTCTGCAACCGTCTCCGGAACATCCTGGGTCTCAAGGTTTCGGTCACTGTTCTTGGCCAGCGCGATGATTCGGTCGCTCTCCGCGAAACGTGCGAAGACGACGCCCATCGTGTCGCGCCCCTTCGCTGGAACTTCGGCCACGGCAGACCTTACCACCTTGCCACTGGCAAGAACCACAAGGACCTCGTCGCCCTCATCGACGATCAGGGCGCCGGCGAGCGTGCCTCGATCGTCGTTCAGCTTGGCCACCTTGATGCCCAGACCACCGCGGTTCTGACCGCGGTACTGGTCGATGTTGGTGCGCTTGGCGAACCCGCCTTCGGTGACGACGAACACGAACGCTTCCCGTTCCTCGCCCTCGAGCGACGGCAGGACCGAGGCGGACAACAGCTTGTCCTCGTCTCGGAAGTGCATCCCGATGACGCCGCTGGTGGCACGTCCCATCGGTCGCAGCGTCTCGTCGCTCGCGGTGAAGCGGATCGACATCCCCTTGCGGGAGACGAGCAGGATGTCGCTGTCGTTCTCCACGAGGAGGGCCGAGGTGAGCTCGTCGCCCTCGCGCAGGTTGATCGCGATGATGCCGCCGGAGCGGTTCGTGTCGTACTCCGAGAGGGCCGTCTTCTTGACGAGACCGTCGTGCGTCGCGAGGACGAGGTAGGTGGCCGCCTCGTAGTCGCGGATGTCGAGGATCTCGGCGATCTCCTCGTCGGGCTGCATGGCGAGCAGGTTCGCGACGTGCTGGCCCTTCGCGTCGCGGCCGGCCTCCTGCAGCTCGTACGCCTTCGCGCGGTACACACGACCCTTGGTGGTGAAGAAGAGGAGCCAGTGGTGCGTCGTCGTGACGAAGAAGTGGTCGACCACGTCGTCCGCGCGCAGCTGGGCACCCTTCACGCCCTTGCCGCCGCGGTGCTGCTGACGGTAGTTGTCGCTCCGCGTCCGCTTGATGTATCCGCCGCGGGTGACGGTGATGACCATCTCCTCCTCGGGGATGAGGTCTTCCATGTTCATGTCGCCGTCGAAGCCGAACATGATCTCGGTGCGGCGGTCGTCACCGTACCGGTCGACGATCGCGGTGAGCTCCTCGCTGACGATCTGCCGCTGGCGCTCGGGCTTCGCGAGGATGTCCTTGAGGTCGGCGATCTGCGCCTCGATCTCGGCAGCCTCGTCGATGATCTTCTGACGTTCCAGCGCTGCGAGACGACGCAGCTGCATGTCGAGGATGGCGCTCGCCTGGAGCTCGTCGATCTCGAGGAGGTCCATCAGGCCGGTCCGCGCCTCGTCGGCCGACGGCGAGCGACGGATGAGGGCGATGACCTCGTCCAATGCGTCGAGCGCCTTGAGGTAGCCGCGGAGGATGTGCGCGCGCTCCTCCTTCTTCCGCAGGCGGAACACCGTACGGCGGACGATGACCTCGACCTGGTGGGTGACCCAGTTGGTGATGAAGCCGTCGAGCGGCAGGGTGCGCGGGATGCCGTCCACGATCGCGAGCATGTTCGCACCGAAGTTGTCCTGCAGCGGCGTGTGCTTGTAGAGGTTGTTGAGGACGACCTTCGCGACCGCGTCGCGCTTGAGCACGATCACGAGTCGCTGGCCGGTGCGGCCGGAGGTCTCGTCGCGGATGTCGGCGACGCCGCCGAGGCGACCCTCCTTGACGAGGTCGGCGATCTTCAGCGCCAGGTTGTCGGGGTTCACCTGGTACGGCAGCTCGGTGACGACCAGGCAGGTACGACCCTGGATCTCCTCGACGTTCACGACGGCGCGCATCGTGATGGAGCCGCGGCCCGTCCGATACGCGTCCTGGATGCCCTTGATGCCGAGGATCTGGGCACCGGTGGGGAAGTCCGGTCCCTTGATGCGCTGCATGAGCGCCTCGAGGAGCTCCTCACGGCTGGCGTCGGGGTTCGACAGGTGCCACAGGGCGCCGTCGGCGACCTCGCGCAGGTTGTGCGGCGGGATGTTGGTGGCCATGCCGACCGCGATACCGACGGAACCGTTGACGAGCAGGTTCGGGAACCGCGCCGGCAGGACGACCGGCTCCTGCGATTCTCCGTCGTAGTTCGGCTGGAAGTCGACGGTCTCCTCGTCGATGTCGCGCACCATCTCCATCGCGAGCGGCGCCATCTTCGTCTCGGTGTACCGAGGGGCCGCAGCGCCGTCGTTACCGGGCGAACCGAAGTTGCCCTGGCCGAGCGCGAGCGGGTAGCGGAGGCTCCACGGCTGGACGAGACGCACCAGGGCGTCGTAGATCGCGGTGTCGCCGTGGGGGTGGAACTGGCCCATGACGTCGCCGACCACGCGCGCGCACTTGGAGAAGGAGCGGTCGGGACGGTATCCGCCGTCGTACATCGCGTAGATGACCCGGCGGTGGACGGGCTTCAGGCCGTCGCGGACGTCCGGAAGCGCACGGCCGACGATGACACTCATCGCGTAGTCGAGGTAGCTGCGCTGCATCTCGAGCTGGAGGTCGACCTGGTCGATGCGGCCGTGTACGCCGTGGTCCTCGTCGGGGACCACTACCTCGTCGTTGGTTTCGTCTGCCATGTTCTCTACGTTCTCTCGATCCTCGAGCGGTTCGAGTGTTGATCAGTGTCGTTGCGCGGTGACAGGGTTCTGGTCCCGGTCCCTGAGCCCGCCGGAGGGCGGTCCCTGAGCCTGTCGAAGGGTCTAGATGTCGAGGAAGCGGACGTCTTTCGCGTTCTTCTGGATGAAGGTACGGCGGGACTCGACGTCCTCACCCATGAGGGTGGAGAAGATCTCATCGGCAGCCGCGGCGTCGTCGAGCGTGACCTGGAGGAGCGTCCGCGTCTGCGGGTCCATCGTGGTCTCCCACAGCTCCTTGTAGTTCATCTCGCCGAGACCCTTGTAGCGCTGGATCCCGTTCTCCTTCGGGATGCGCTTGCCGGAGGCGACCCCGTCGGTGAGGAGGGCGTCGCGTTCGCGGTCGCTGTACACGTACTGGTGATCGGCGTTCGACCACTTCAGACGGTAGAGCGGCGGCTGCGCGAGGTACACGTACCCGAGGTCGACCAGCGGTCGCATGTACCGGAACAGCAGGGTCAGCAGCAGGGTGGTGATGTGCTGGCCGTCGACGTCGGCATCGGCCATGAGCACGATCTTGTGGTACCGCACCTTGTCGGGGTTGAAGTCCTCGCCGATGCCGGCGCCGAACGCCGTGATCATCGCCTGGACCTCGTTGTTCGCGAGTGCGCGGTCGAGGCGCGCCTTCTCGACGTTCAGGATCTTGCCGCGGAGCGGGAGGATCGCCTGCGTCTCGGGGTTGCGACCCTGGACAGCGGAGCCGCCTGCGGAGTCACCCTCGACGATGAAGATCTCGGAGAGCGAGGGGTCCTTCGACTGGCAGTCCTTGAGCTTGCCGGGCATGCCGCCGCCCTCGAGGAGTCCCTTGCGTCGGGCCGTCTCCCGGGCCTTGCGAGCCGCGAGCCGGGCGGTCGCCGCCTGGAGCGCCTTCCGGATGATCTCCTTGGCCTGGTTCGGGTTGCGGTCGAACCAGTCGTTGAGCTGCTCGCTCACGACCTTCTGTACGAAGGCCTTCGCCTCGGTGTTACCGAGCTTCGTCTTCGTCTGGCCCTCGAACTGCGGCTCGGACAGCTTGACGGAGATGACCGCGGTGAGACCCTCGCGGACGTCGTCGCCGGAGAGGTTGTCGTCCTTCTCCTTGAGGATGCCCTTCTCGCGGGCGTAGCGGTTCACGAGCGTGGTGAGCGCTGCGCGGAAGCCCTCCTCGTGCGTCCCACCCTCGTGCGTGTTGATCGTGTTCGCGTAGGTGTGGACGCTCTCGTTGTACGCCGTGGTCCACTGCATCGCGACCTCGAGCGCGATCTTGCGCTCGGTGTTCTCCGACTCGAAGGAGATGATCTCGTCGTGGACGAGCTCGGCACGCTTCGCCTTGTTCAGGTACTCGACGTAGTCCTCGAGACCGCGCTCGTAGAAGAAGACGTCCTTCCGCTGTGAGTGCGCAGCCGAGTTGTCGTCGGCGTCCTCGGCCTCGATCGCGTCGCGCAAGGGTCGCTCGTCGGCGAGTTCGATGCGGAGACCCTTGTTGAGGAAGGCCATCTGCTGGAAACGCGTGCGGAGCGTCTCGTAGTCGAACTCGGTGGTCTCGAACGTGTCCGGGCTCGGCCAGAAGGTGATCGTGGTGCCGGTCTCCGAGGAGGGCTCACCCTGCTCGAGCGGCGCGTCCGGCACACCGTGCTGGAAGCTCTGGCGCCAGACCGACCCCTGTCGGCGGACCTCGACCGAGAGGCGGGTGGACAGTGCGTTCACGACGGACGAACCGACACCGTGCAGACCACCGGAGACCGCGTAGCCGCTGCCGCCGAACTTGCCGCCGGCGTGGAGGATCGTGAGGACGACCTCGACCGTGGACTTCTTCTCGACCGGGTGGATGTCCACCGGGATGCCTCGACCGTTGTCGACGACGCGGACGCCACCGTCTTCGAGGATGGTCACGAGGATCGTGTCGCAGTAGCCGGCGAGGGCTTCGTCCACGGAGTTGTCGACGATCTCGTAGACCAGGTGGTGCAGACCACGTGGACCGGTGGACCCGATGTACATACCGGGCCGTTTCCGGACGGCTTCGAGACCTTCGAGAACCTGGATGGCACTTGCGCCGTAGTCAGACTCGTCGGCGTGCGTATTCGGTTCTGATGTCATTGAAAAGAGAGCTCCAAACCGTCGAGATTCGACCGCTCCATCCTACCAAACAGAGCTCGTCAGGCCGCGAGAAAACGCCCGTTTGAGACAGGTTTCCGAGCCTGGAGGGCGTATTTGCCTCCCTAGCCGTAAGTATCGCGTGGACCACGCCCTGGAATCGACCTGGGGCCTCTTTTCCAGGAGGGTGCTCCGGGGCCCTGAAAACGGATCGTGTCGACCCCTGCCTCCGGGTACCGTTCGGCGATGCGGACGAGTATCTCGTGACGCATGTGGCGCAACTGCGTCGCCCAGGCCGTCGACTGGCACTGCACGAGCAGCACGCCGTCGGAGATCGACACCGGTTCGGAGTACCTGGCGGTGTCCTCGCCGCACAGCTCCGCCCAGTTGCCGAGGAGGTCGTGTTGTGCGAGTGGGGAGTTCCAGCCGAGGCCGGCGGTCAGCGAGTCGATGACCGAGCCGAGCCCTTTCGGATCGCGTCCGACGCCGTAGGGGACGGAGTCCTGCGGGCTGGCCGCCGAGCGTTCTCGCCGTTTGCGGTCGCGCGACACCCGCTCACCGCCGAAGATCTCCTTGAACCGGAGGTAGACCGCCGCGGACAGGTCTCCGGCCGGATCGGCGTCGCGACCGAGTCGTCTCGGCTCAGTCATGGGTCGCCTCCGGAACCGGTGACACGACCGCCGGTGACGTCGCATCCTCGGTGTCGTCGACGATCCGACCGGCCTCGATACGCACCACGTGGGCGGTGAACCGTTCCGGGACGTCGTCGAAGACCGCCGCCGTGATGATCACCTGGTCGTACACGGCCACGGCCGCCGCCAGCCGTTCGCGACGACGCGAATCGAGTTCCGCGAAGACATCGTCGAGGATCAGCACCGGGTCGCCGAGAGAGGAGTCCGCTCGGAGCAGCTCCGCGGAGGCCAGTTTCGCCGCGAGCGCGAACGACCAGGACTCGCCGTGACTGGCATAACCCTTCACCGGCAGTCCGTTGAGGCCGAAGAAGACGTCGTCGCGGTGGGGCCCGACGAGTGTCAGGCCGCGCTCGAGCTCGGCGGAACGTCGGCTCGTCAAGGCCGCTCGGAACCGTTCAGCGATGAGGGCCGAGTCGACCGGCGCACCCGGTTCCGGGGTCTCCGTCGGATCCGCCACGGCGGACTCGTCTTCGGCGTCCGTCCCGGAGATGCTGAGGACCGGCAACAGGACGGGCCGGTGATCGTCGCCGGCGACGGCTCGATACGCAGCTCGGAGCGGGCCGCCGAGCATGGCGATGAGCTGCAACCGTTCCGCGATGATCTCGGTGCCGTACTGCACGAGTCGGTCGTCCCACAGGTCGAGCGTCGCCAACGGACCGGATTTCAGGCCCCGTGCGCGCGCCGATTTCAAGAGCGAGTTGCGCTGTTTCAGCGACCGGTCGTAGTCGGCCATGACGCCGGCGAGCCGCGGGATGCGCTGGACGAGCAACTGGTCGATGAACCGTCGTCGCGCGGACGGGTCGCCGCGGACGATCAGCAGGTCTTCCGGTGCGAACAGGACCGTCGAGACGTAGCGCGGCAGCTCGCGTGGCTTGATCTGCGAGCGGTTGACCTGGGCCCGGTTCGCCGAACCGCGGTTGAGCTGCACCTCCGCGAGGAGCTCGCGACCGTCGTGCACGATTCGAGCCCTGATGATCGCCGCATCAGCGCCGTGTCTGATGAGCGCCTGTTCGGAGGAGACCCGGTGCGAACCGAGACTGCTCAGGTAGCCGATCGCCTCGACGAGGTTGGTCTTGCCCTGACCGTTCCGCCCGACGAACAGATTGGGACCGGGTTCGAGCGCCACATCGACCACCGCGTAGTTGCGGTAGTCGGTGAGATTCAAGTGCCGCACGATCACCACGTCACCCTACCGTCTCGCCCCGACGCCGGCCTCCTGCGCGCTCGACGACACCGGCGGCACCGCCGACTGAACGGCGCACGGTGAACGAAAACGACCCTCCCGGCGAGCACACAGCCGCGGGAGGGTCGTTTCGTTCGCCAGGAGGCGACGTGAATCAGTCGTCGGCCTTCTTGACCGCGTGTCCGCCGAACTGGTTGCGGAGTGCCGCGACGGCCTTCATCGCCGGTGAGTCCTCCTGGCGCGAGACGAACCGCGCGAAGATCGACGCGGAGATCGTCGGGACGGGCACCGCGTTGGCGATGGCCTCCTCGATCGTCCAGCGACCCTCACCGGAGTCCTCGACGTACCCTTCGATCTGCTCGAAGTCCGGGTCCTCCTCGAGGGCGCGGACGAGGAGCTCGAGCAGCCAGGACCGCACGACGGTGCCGCGCTGCCAGGCCTTGAAGGTGCCCGGGACGTCCTTGATGATGTCCTCGCGCTTGTCGAGGAGCTCGAACCCCTCGGCGTACGCCTGCATGAGGGCGTACTCGATGCCGTTGTGGACCATCTTGGCGTAGTGGCCTGCGCCGACCTCGCCGACGTGGACGAAGCCCTCGTCGCGCGGGCCCTCAGGGCGAAGCGCGTCGAAGACCGGCATGACCCGCTCGACCTGCTCCTTGGAGCCGCCGACCATGAGGCCGTATCCGTTGTCGACACCCCAGACACCGCCCGAGACGCCGGCATCGATGTAGTCGATGCCCTTGGCGGAGAGCAGCTCGGCGTGCTTGAAGTCATCGGTGAACCGGCTGTTGCCGCCGTCGATGACGAGGTCGCCGGCTTCCAGCAGACCGTTGAGTTCCTCGACGACCGAGTCGGTGATCGCTCCCGCGGGAACCATCACCCAGACCGTGCGAGGTGCCGGGAGTGCAGCGACGAGGTCGCTGATGGTCGCGACATCCGTGACATCCGGGTTCCGGTCGAAACCGGTGACCTCGATGCCGTTCGCACGCAGACGCGTGCGCATGTTGTTGCCCATCTTGCCGAGACCGACGAGACCGATGTGCATGGTAAATCCTTTGCGTGTCAGCGCAGCAGCAGGTTCGGCTGCAGCAGGTACTTGTAGCTGTCGGCACCCGGCTGATCCTTGGAGGATTGGCTCGTGATGAGCATGGGTCCCGGCTTGTTCGTGTTCTCCGTCTTGGTGAACGAGAAGCGCACGTACTCGCTCCGGACCGCGGTCAGACCGTCGATCAGGAACTGCGGCTTCAGGGAGAGCACGATGTCGTCGCCGGTGAGGAGGGCGTCGATGCCTTCCGATGCCTGCGCCTGCTCGGATCCGACGGCCTCGAGCGTGAGCCCGTCGATGGTGAAGGTGAAGCGGAGGGCCGCTTCGCGCTCGAGGACCAGCGACATGCGTCGGGTCGCCTCGATGAGTTCCGCGGTGTTGATGATCGCGTAGTTGTCCGTCGTCTCGGGGAAGAGTCGCTTGACCGGCGGGAAGTTGCCCTTGATCAGGAGCGAGGTGACCGTCTTGCGGTCGGCCCGGAACGCGATGAGCTCGCGGTCGTCGCGATTCGTGATCGCGACGTTGATGTTGCCGCTGTGCCCGAAGGTCTTGCCGACCTCCTGCAGGGTGCGGGCGGGCACGAGCGCCGTGACCGTCTCGCTGGATCCGTCGCCCTGACCGGAGTCCCAGTCGATCTCGCGGACCGCGACCCGATACCGGTCGGTGGCGACGAGGCTGAGGCTCGTCTTCGAGACCTCCAGCTGCACGCCGGTGATGACCGGGGTGACGTCGTCGCGGCTCGCCGCGACGGCGACCTGGCTCACTGCGGTCGCGAACTCGTCGGCTGGGACGAGCCCGAACTCCGCGTCGACCTGAGGGATCGTCGGGTACTCCTCGACGGGCATCGAACCGAGCGTGAACCGTGCGGAACCGCAGGTGACCTCGATGCGGTTCTCGACCTTGCTGAACCGGACCGGCGCGTTGGGGAGTCGGCTGGCGATCTCGGAGAGCAGGCGGCCGTTGACGAGCGCGGTACCGGACTCCTCGACCTCGGCTGCGATGCCGGTCTGGCTCGAGACCTCGTAGTCGAACGAGGACAGGATGAGACCGTCGTCGCCGGCTTCGATGAGGATGCCGTTGAGGATCGGCAGCGTCGGGCGCTGCGGGAGCAGCTTCACTGCGAACGAGACGGCTTCGCTGAATACATCCCGGTTGACGCTGAATCGCACGACAAGTCCCCTGTCTCTGGCTCTCGATGACGTCACCAATGCTAGTGGGTCGGCCTCCGGCGTCGAGTGGCGTCGCGGCTGTGGAGAAGCGAGCCTGGGGAAAGGTTGTTTGCCGGAGAGATCATTGAATTAACGGTTAACAGTCTTAACCGGTGTGGAAACTGTGGATAAGTCGCCCGAACCCGCTCGAACACAGGGAACTACATGTGTGTAACTTGGTGGCGGCCTGTGGAGAGAGCTCCGCGGGTGTGTGGGACTCGAGTGCCGGTGAATGCTGTTCACTCACAAGGTGGTCCGATGCTTCCACATCTCTCCACAGGTTATCCACAGGGCTGGGACGGCGGAATGTGGAGAGATCCGATGTCGATCCGAGCTCCGGAGTCGTGCTCGTCGACGCCTGATGAACGAAAACGGCCCCTCGAGCCCGTCATGGGTGTCGAGAGGCCGGAAACGTTCATCAGGACGCGTCAGGACGGATGCGGGATTCAGGAGCCGTAGCGGAGGTTCTGCTTGATGCGGCTCGTGAGCTCGGTGACCTGGTTGTAGATCGAGCGCTTCTCCTGCATGAGGTCCGTGATCTTCCGGTTGGCGTACATGACCGTCGTGTGGTCGCGGTTGCCGAACAGCTGGCCGATCTTGGGCAGGGACAGGTTGGTCAGCTCGCGGCACAGGTACATCGCGATCTGGCGTGCCGTCGCGACGGCCTGCGAACGACTCGAGCCGTACAGGTCGTCGACCGAGAGCTTGAAGTAGTCCGCGGTCGTGTTGATGATGTCGATCGGCGAGATGACGTTGTCGTCGTCGAGGCTGATGACGTCCTTCAGGACCGTCTGGGCCAGCGTCATGTCGACCGCCGTCCGGTTCAGGCTCGCGAAGGCGACCACACGGATCAGGGTGCCCTCGAGCTCGCGGATGTTGCTCGACACCTTCGTCGCGATGAACTCGAGCACCTC is part of the Plantibacter sp. Leaf314 genome and encodes:
- the dnaN gene encoding DNA polymerase III subunit beta, with protein sequence MRFSVNRDVFSEAVSFAVKLLPQRPTLPILNGILIEAGDDGLILSSFDYEVSSQTGIAAEVEESGTALVNGRLLSEIASRLPNAPVRFSKVENRIEVTCGSARFTLGSMPVEEYPTIPQVDAEFGLVPADEFATAVSQVAVAASRDDVTPVITGVQLEVSKTSLSLVATDRYRVAVREIDWDSGQGDGSSETVTALVPARTLQEVGKTFGHSGNINVAITNRDDRELIAFRADRKTVTSLLIKGNFPPVKRLFPETTDNYAIINTAELIEATRRMSLVLEREAALRFTFTIDGLTLEAVGSEQAQASEGIDALLTGDDIVLSLKPQFLIDGLTAVRSEYVRFSFTKTENTNKPGPMLITSQSSKDQPGADSYKYLLQPNLLLR
- a CDS encoding DUF3566 domain-containing protein, with protein sequence MSSSVAEKLAKKSTKRTSTKQVRLKLVYIDFWSAVKLSFLAAIAVAVVIVVFFFLVYTVLNTTGVFTKVGGLFTDIAGPGNNILQYVNLPQVMAFAGIVALLNLIVITLMGALLAGLYNLSVKITGGLLVGFTNN
- the gnd gene encoding phosphogluconate dehydrogenase (NAD(+)-dependent, decarboxylating), whose translation is MHIGLVGLGKMGNNMRTRLRANGIEVTGFDRNPDVTDVATISDLVAALPAPRTVWVMVPAGAITDSVVEELNGLLEAGDLVIDGGNSRFTDDFKHAELLSAKGIDYIDAGVSGGVWGVDNGYGLMVGGSKEQVERVMPVFDALRPEGPRDEGFVHVGEVGAGHYAKMVHNGIEYALMQAYAEGFELLDKREDIIKDVPGTFKAWQRGTVVRSWLLELLVRALEEDPDFEQIEGYVEDSGEGRWTIEEAIANAVPVPTISASIFARFVSRQEDSPAMKAVAALRNQFGGHAVKKADD
- a CDS encoding DUF721 domain-containing protein; translated protein: MTEPRRLGRDADPAGDLSAAVYLRFKEIFGGERVSRDRKRRERSAASPQDSVPYGVGRDPKGLGSVIDSLTAGLGWNSPLAQHDLLGNWAELCGEDTARYSEPVSISDGVLLVQCQSTAWATQLRHMRHEILVRIAERYPEAGVDTIRFQGPGAPSWKRGPRSIPGRGPRDTYG
- the gyrB gene encoding DNA topoisomerase (ATP-hydrolyzing) subunit B encodes the protein MTSEPNTHADESDYGASAIQVLEGLEAVRKRPGMYIGSTGPRGLHHLVYEIVDNSVDEALAGYCDTILVTILEDGGVRVVDNGRGIPVDIHPVEKKSTVEVVLTILHAGGKFGGSGYAVSGGLHGVGSSVVNALSTRLSVEVRRQGSVWRQSFQHGVPDAPLEQGEPSSETGTTITFWPSPDTFETTEFDYETLRTRFQQMAFLNKGLRIELADERPLRDAIEAEDADDNSAAHSQRKDVFFYERGLEDYVEYLNKAKRAELVHDEIISFESENTERKIALEVAMQWTTAYNESVHTYANTINTHEGGTHEEGFRAALTTLVNRYAREKGILKEKDDNLSGDDVREGLTAVISVKLSEPQFEGQTKTKLGNTEAKAFVQKVVSEQLNDWFDRNPNQAKEIIRKALQAATARLAARKARETARRKGLLEGGGMPGKLKDCQSKDPSLSEIFIVEGDSAGGSAVQGRNPETQAILPLRGKILNVEKARLDRALANNEVQAMITAFGAGIGEDFNPDKVRYHKIVLMADADVDGQHITTLLLTLLFRYMRPLVDLGYVYLAQPPLYRLKWSNADHQYVYSDRERDALLTDGVASGKRIPKENGIQRYKGLGEMNYKELWETTMDPQTRTLLQVTLDDAAAADEIFSTLMGEDVESRRTFIQKNAKDVRFLDI
- the recF gene encoding DNA replication/repair protein RecF, yielding MIVRHLNLTDYRNYAVVDVALEPGPNLFVGRNGQGKTNLVEAIGYLSSLGSHRVSSEQALIRHGADAAIIRARIVHDGRELLAEVQLNRGSANRAQVNRSQIKPRELPRYVSTVLFAPEDLLIVRGDPSARRRFIDQLLVQRIPRLAGVMADYDRSLKQRNSLLKSARARGLKSGPLATLDLWDDRLVQYGTEIIAERLQLIAMLGGPLRAAYRAVAGDDHRPVLLPVLSISGTDAEDESAVADPTETPEPGAPVDSALIAERFRAALTSRRSAELERGLTLVGPHRDDVFFGLNGLPVKGYASHGESWSFALAAKLASAELLRADSSLGDPVLILDDVFAELDSRRRERLAAAVAVYDQVIITAAVFDDVPERFTAHVVRIEAGRIVDDTEDATSPAVVSPVPEATHD
- a CDS encoding NUDIX hydrolase, whose amino-acid sequence is MDIRVAAYAVIVDERGMLLSHWNESGHSGWTLPGGGIDPGEDPADAAVREVFEETGYHAELDELIGVDSQVVPAERRLSSTATGPLHTLRIVYRAHLTGGTLTYEADGSTDYAAWYPLEEVGSLDRVSLVDVGRRFAGLI
- the gyrA gene encoding DNA gyrase subunit A; this encodes MADETNDEVVVPDEDHGVHGRIDQVDLQLEMQRSYLDYAMSVIVGRALPDVRDGLKPVHRRVIYAMYDGGYRPDRSFSKCARVVGDVMGQFHPHGDTAIYDALVRLVQPWSLRYPLALGQGNFGSPGNDGAAAPRYTETKMAPLAMEMVRDIDEETVDFQPNYDGESQEPVVLPARFPNLLVNGSVGIAVGMATNIPPHNLREVADGALWHLSNPDASREELLEALMQRIKGPDFPTGAQILGIKGIQDAYRTGRGSITMRAVVNVEEIQGRTCLVVTELPYQVNPDNLALKIADLVKEGRLGGVADIRDETSGRTGQRLVIVLKRDAVAKVVLNNLYKHTPLQDNFGANMLAIVDGIPRTLPLDGFITNWVTHQVEVIVRRTVFRLRKKEERAHILRGYLKALDALDEVIALIRRSPSADEARTGLMDLLEIDELQASAILDMQLRRLAALERQKIIDEAAEIEAQIADLKDILAKPERQRQIVSEELTAIVDRYGDDRRTEIMFGFDGDMNMEDLIPEEEMVITVTRGGYIKRTRSDNYRQQHRGGKGVKGAQLRADDVVDHFFVTTTHHWLLFFTTKGRVYRAKAYELQEAGRDAKGQHVANLLAMQPDEEIAEILDIRDYEAATYLVLATHDGLVKKTALSEYDTNRSGGIIAINLREGDELTSALLVENDSDILLVSRKGMSIRFTASDETLRPMGRATSGVIGMHFRDEDKLLSASVLPSLEGEEREAFVFVVTEGGFAKRTNIDQYRGQNRGGLGIKVAKLNDDRGTLAGALIVDEGDEVLVVLASGKVVRSAVAEVPAKGRDTMGVVFARFAESDRIIALAKNSDRNLETQDVPETVADAAALEGAEPEASVPDETPAMKEEVDEQ